The Homoserinimonas aerilata nucleotide sequence GCGGCCCGCAGGTGGGCGATGCCGCTCGTCACCCGCGATCCGCGCAGCACGGCGTCGTAGTCGCGGCTCGTGTGGGCGGACTCGGCGGCCACCGTCAGCGTGCGCTGACCCCGCCGCTCGCCGGAGAAACCCCAGCCATCGCCATGCAGACCCGCGGAGAGCGCCGTGAATTCCTCGAAATCGTGGCCCAGGGCATCCGGAATCGTCGTCTCGGTGTGAGACACAAAACCCAGCAGCCGGCACATGGCTTCAACGGTACGCACGGCGCCGGAGCCCGCCAAGTGGTGGTGTCACCCGGCGTAACAGTGCGGGGTCAAGGCGCGACCCAGCGCCGCAGCGCCCGGGCGCGATAGACTGTCAGTTCTCCCCGTCATATTTTCGAAGGGAACACCCATGCCCGCAATCGTGCTCATCGGCGCCCAGTGGGGCGACGAAGGAAAGGGCAAGGCCACCGACCTCCTCGGCGGCCGCGTCGACTACGTCGTCAAGTTCAACGGTGGCAACAACGCCGGTCACACCGTCGTCATCGGCGACGAGAAGTACGCGCTGCACCTGCTGCCGTCGGGCATCCTCTCCCCGGGGGTCGTGCCCGTCATCGCCAACGGTGTCGTCGTCGACATCGAGGTGCTCTTCGAGGAGCTCGACGCGCTCATCGCCCGCGGCGTCGACGTCTCCCGTCTGCTGGTCAGCGCCAACGCGCACGTCATCACGCACTACCACCGCACGCTCGACAAGGTCACGGAGCGCTTCCTCGGCAAGCGCCAGATCGGCACAACGGGTCGCGGCATCGGCCCCACCTACGCCGACAAGATCAACCGGGTGGGCATCCGCATCCAGGATCTCTTCGACGAGAACATCCTGCGCCAGAAGGTGGAGGGTGCGCTGCACCAGAAGAACCACCTGCTGGTCAAGATCTACAACCGGCGTGCGATCACCGTCGACGAGATCGTCGAAGACCTGCTGCAGTACGTCGAGCGGCTGCGCCCCATGGTGGCCGACACGGCGCTCGTGCTCACGCAGGCGCTCGATGCGGGCAAGACGGTGCTGTTCGAGGCAGGCCAGGCGACGATGCTGGATGTCGACCACGGCACATACCCGTTCGTCACCTCCTCGAATGCGACCTCCGGCGGTGCCGCCACCGGCTCCGGGGTTGCCCCCAACCGCTTCGAGCGGGTCATCGGCGTCGTCAAGGCGTACACGACCCGCGTCGGTGCTGGGCCGTTCCCGACCGAGCTCTTCGACGAGTCGGGCGAGTTCCTGCGCAACAACGGCGGCGAGTTCGGCACCACCACGGGTCGCCCGCGTCGTTGCGGCTGGTACGACGCGCCCATTGCGCGCTACTCGGCCCGCATCAACGGCGTCACCGACTTCGTGCTCACCAAGCTTGACGTGCTGACCGGGCTCGACGAGATCCCCGTCTGCGTCGCCTACGAGGTTGACGGTGTGCGCGTCGACGAGGTTCCCGTGTCGCAGAGTGACTTCCACCACGCGAAGCCCGTCTACGAGACGTTCCCCGGATGGTCGGAGGACATCACCGGCGTGCGTCGCTTCGAAGATCTGCCGCAGAATGCGCAGGACTACGTGCTCGCCCTGGAGAAGATCAGCGGCTCGCGCATCTCGGCGATCGGCGTCGGCCCCGGCCGTGACGCCATCGTCGTGCGCCACGACCTGATCGGCTGAGCTGAGCGCTGCCGCGCCGACGTTGTGCGGCTTTTATGTCGTTGTGCGCGCCCGTGCACGCACAACGACATAAAAGCCGCACAACGATGCGGATGCCCGGAGGCCTGCGCCCCGGTTGCGGGAGTAGAGAGCGCGCGCAATTCGTGGAATCATCGGTATATCGGGGTGGACGACCTGCCCCGGCGATGATCGACACGTGCGGGCAGGGGGCCAGTGATGCCGCTGCTCGGTGCTACCACCACAATCCTGCTGCTTCTGTGCTCCGTCACCGTGCTCGCCGCCGCGGAGGCGAGCACCGACCATGTCTCGCCATGGCTCACCCCGGGAATCCTCATCATCATCGCGGTCATCATCACGCCCCTGCTCAGCTACTTCCTGTACAGCAGGCGTGGCGGCAGCGACCCCGACGCGGAGTGACGCTCGCGAGGTGATCACGACATCCGGATGCGCGGGGCAGCCGGGAAGGCAGATCAGACGACCGTGAACCCGGCCGGCAGCGGCTCCCGCCCTGTCAGCGCCAACAGCAGCGGCGTGCCCTGCCCCTTGTTCACCGCGGTCGAGCTGAGGAGCGCCACGGTGCCCATCACAGCATCCGCGGGAGGGGTGAAGTCGGAGTCGATTGCGCGAGCCAGGTCGATGGAGTGCACCACCAGCTCGACGACGCGGGTGCGCAGATATTCGCTCAGCAGGATGCCCATGCCGCCGATCGACACCACCCGGTCTGCGGGCTGCCGGGCGATCAGCGCGCGGGTTCGCTGCAGCGCTTCGCGCACGGTCGCGACGGGGTCGGCCCCGAGCCACTCGCCGGCTTCGACGCCGCGCCGCTCGATGGAGGCGTGGTCGGTGAACTGTTCGAGCACCGACTTGTAGTAGTCCTCGGCGCTGGGGATGGTGACGCCGCCGGGCTCATCCTGGCCCAGGTAGCTCTCAACGGTGAGGATGGCGCGGGCGGTGTGGCCCGCGAGGCTGCGCACATCCCAGACGCCGAGCCCGGGCAGCGACCACTGATCGTCGGTCACCTCGCCGAGCAGTGAGACGAAGGCATCGGCCGACCTGGAGAAGAGCTCTGTGGTGGTCACGGATACCATCGTGGCACTTTCGGTGGAAGACTGCATTTCGTGACCGCGAAACGACCCCAGCCCGAGCGCCTCGAGGGGCGCTACATCTCCCTCGAACCGCTGCGCGATGAGCACATGCCCGCGCTGTTCGCGGCCATAGGGCATCCGCAGGTCTTCGCCGGAGGCTACGGCGGCGGCCCGGCGGGGCTGAGCGACACAGCCGAAGGTTTCGCCGAGTGGGCTCGCGGCTACTACCCCTTCGCGTCGGGCATCCCGTATGCGGTCCTGTTGCGCGGCGGGCCGCACGATGGCGAGGTCATCGGCACCAGCTCGCTGGCCGACTTCGATGTCGAGAACGAGTCGACGCACATCGGCTGGACGGCCTACGCGCCGCAGGTGTGGGGCACGGCCGTGAACGCGGAGGCGAAGCTGCTGCTGCTCGGCCACGCCTTCGACAGCGGCTTCGGGCGGGTGAAGATCCAGGCGGATGCGATCAATCAGCGGTCGAGGGCGGCGATCGCCGGCATCGGGGCCGCCTTCGAGGGTGTGCTGCGGCGCGTGAGACGACGCGCCGATGGCAGCTGGCGCGACACCGCGGTCTACTCGATCCTGCTCGAGGAATGGCCGGATGTTCGGGCCGGGCTTGAACAGCGGCTTGCGGCGCAGGGCGGTCGCCCGGTGTTGTTCCGCGGGCTGCCCGACTGACGGTCGCCACCCTGTAAATTGGGTGGTGGCCACCGCATGGGGCGGGCCGGCCTGGAGGGCGTGATGAGCGAGAACGATGCCGCATCCGATCTGCTGAGGCTGCGCAAGAGCATCGACAATGTCGATGCGGCGCTGATCCACATGCTCGCGGAGCGGTTCAGGTTCACGCAGCAGGTGGGCGAGCTGAAGGCGGCGAACGGTATGCCGTCGTCTGACCCGGAGCGGGAGAAGGTGCAGATCGCGCGCCTGCGGGTGCTCGCCGAGCAGGCCAATCTCGACCCGGAGTTCGCAGAGAAGTTCCTCGGATTCATCGTCGCGGAGGTCATCCACCACCATGACCGCATCCGCAACGGCGACTAGCCGCCGAGCAACTCCCGCGGGTTGAGTAGCGCGGAACGCGCCTCCGCCTCGCTAGCCGCCGACGACCGCCCCGAAGTGCTCCGGCAGTGTGGCGGTGTGCGCGCCGCGCAGTTCGTCGACCGACACCGTGAACTGGTCCTGGATCTCCAGCTGCCCGTTGTTGTCGGTGACGCCGATGCGCAGCACAGGGTAGCCGCGGCCTTCGCACAGGCCGACGAAGCGCACATCGTCTTCGCGCGGGACGCTGACGATGACCCGGCCGGTCGACTCACTGAACATGGCCGCCGTCTCGTCGACGCCGTCGCGCTGGGTGATTCCGGTCAGCCACACGCGGGCGCCGACGCCAAAGCGCAGCACCGATTCGGCCAGCGCCTGGAAGAGCCCGCCGTCGGCGAGGTCGTGCGCGGAGGAGAGCAGGCTGCCCTGGCCGCCGGAGTGCAGCAGCCCGGCGAGCATCTTCTCGTCGTCGAGTGACACGGTGGGCGGCAGCCCGCCCAGGTGGTCGTGGATGACTCCGGCCCAGGCGCTGCCGTCGAGCTCGTCGCGGGTGGTGCCGAGCAGGTAGATGTTGTTGCCCTCGTCCTGCCAACCGCTGGGGATGCGGCGGGCGACGTCGTCGATGGTGCCGAGCACGGCGATGACGGGGGTCGGGTGGATGGGCACGTCGCCGGTCTGGTTGTAGAACGACACGTTGCCGCCGGTGACCGGGATCTCCAGCTCGAGGCAGGCATCCGAGAGTCCTTCGACGGTCTCACTGAACTGCCACATGACCTCAGGGTTCTCGGGGGAGCCGAAGTTGAGGCAGTCGCTGACGGCGACGGGGGTCGCGCCGGTGGCGGCGACGTTGCGGTACGCCTCCGCGAGCGCGAGGCGGGCGCCCTGCCGCGGGTCGAGCTGGCAGTAGCGGCCATTCGCATCCGTCGCCACGGCGAAGCCGAGCCCACTGTTCTCGTCGATGCGCACCATGCCGCCGTCATCCGGGAACGACAGGGCGGTGTTGCCGCCGACGTAGCGGTCGTACTGGTTGGTGACCCACTCCTTGGAGGCAAGGTTGGGGCTGCCGAGCAGGCGCAGGGCCTGGTCGCGCAGTTCGTCGGGGCCGGATGCGCGGGGCAGCCGGGCGGACGTGTCAGCCTGCAGCGCGTCGATCCAGCTGGGGTAGGCGACGGGTCGGTCGTACACGGGCCCGTCGACGGCGACCGTGTTGGGGTCGACGTTGACGATCTCGTCGCCGTGGTGGGTGATCACGAGGCGGTCGCCTTCGGTGACCTCGCCGAGCACGCTCGTCTCGACGTCCCACTTGTTCACGACGGCCATGAAAGCGTCGAGCTTCTCGGGGCGCACGATGGCCATCATGCGCTCCTGGCTTTCGCTCATCAGGATCTCTTCGGCCGTGAGCGTGGGGTCGCGCAGCAGCACGTTCTCGAGCTGGATGCGCATGCCGCCGTCGCCGTTGGCCGCGAGCTCAGAGGTCGCACACGAGATGCCGGCCGCGCCGAGATCCTGGATTCCCTCAACGAGTTCGTTCTTGAAGAGCTCGAGGCAGCACTCGATGAGCACCTTCTCGGCGAAGGGGTCGCCGACCTGCACGGCGGGCCGCTTGGTGGGGCCACCCTCGTCGAAGGAGTCGGAGGCGAGGATGGATGCTCCGCCGATTCCGTCGCCGCCGGTGCGCGCCCCAAAGAGCACGACCTTGTTGCCGACGCCGCGGGCGTTGGCCAGGTGCAGGTCCTCGTGGCGGAGCACGCCGACCGCGAGCGCATTCACGAGCGGGTTGGCCTGGTACACGGAGTCGAAGTAGGTTTCGCCGCCGATGTTGGGCAGGCCGAGGCAGTTGCCGTAGAAGCTGATGCCGCTGACGACGCCGTGCACGACGCGGGCCGTATCGGGGTCATCGATCTTGCCGAAGCGGAGGGCATCCATGACGGCGACGGGGCGCGCACCCATGGAGATGATGTCGCGCACGATTCCGCCGACACCGGTCGCGGCACCCTGGAACGGCTCGATGTAACTGGGGTGGTTGTGCGACTCGATCTTGAAGGTGACCGCCCAGCCTTCGCCGACGTCGATGACGCCCGCGTTCTCGCCCATGCCCACCATGAGGTTCTTCTTCATGGCCGGGCTGACCTTCTCGCCGAACTGGCGCAGGTACTTCTTGCTCGACTTGTAGGAGCAGTGCTCGCTCCACATGACCGAGTACATGGCCAGCTCGCCGCTCGTGGGGCGGCGGCCCAAGATCTCGCGGATGCTCGCGTACTCGTCCGGCTTCAGCCCGAGCGCCGCATACGGCTGCTCCTTCTCGGGCGTTGCGACGGCGTTCGAGACGGTGTCGGCGACATGGTGGCGGGGGGTGGCTGAGACGTCGGTCACGAGGGGGCTTCTCCCAGAGGATTACGGATGCCGCAGGCACGTTCGCCGGCTCGGCCAGTCTACCGCTGCAGCTCACCGCATCCGCCCGCCGCGCATCCGCCCGCCGCGCATCCGCCCGCCTGCCTCCCCACCCCCACTTCGCCGAGACTGCACGAATCGCACGCTTTCGCGCCCAAAGCGTGCGATTCGTGCAGTCTCGGCGAAGTTGGAGGGGTGACGGACACTCGGATGTTCAGCGAGAGTACGCGAATCGCACGCTTTTCCGGCTCAAACGGTCGATTTGCGTAGTCTCGGCGAAGAGGAGGGGCGGATGTCCGGGGCGTCTGCCACGCTTGAGCCGTGACCGATGCCCCCGCCGACCCCTCAGCCGATCCGGTGCTCGAGCCCACAGCCGAGCCCGCAGTCGACTCCGCAGCCGTGCCTTCAGCAGGCTCCGCAGCCGTGCCTTCAGCAGGCTCCGCAGCCGTGCCCCCAGCCGAGCCCGCAGTCGATGCTTCAGCCGTGACCGATGCCGATGCCGACTCGTCAGCCGACTCCACAGCCGTGCCGTCAGCCGAGCCCGCAGCCGACGCTGCAGCCGAGCCTGCAGCCGTGCCGTCAGCCGACTCCGCAGCCGATGCTTCAGCCGCCGCCGACACCGCGGCAGGGCCTGCTGCCGAAGCGGCCCGCGCACGCCTCATCTCGGCCATCGCGCCGTTCACCCTCGGTGCTCTTGCCGCAGCAGGGGGCATCCTGCCGGCCCTTCTCGATGGCGGGCGCCTGCCGCTGCAGAACCTGTGGACGACGCAGACTCTTCCCGAGGACATGCCGTTCGCACTGCTTCCGGTGAGTCAGTACCAGGCGATCACGCTGCTGGCGCTGCTCGTGATGGGAGGTGTGGTGGCCGGGCTTGCTGTTCGTGTCATCCGGCGGCGGCGTCCTATAGCGGCCCGTCCGGTGGCCGCCGGGCTGCTGGTGGTGCACACGATCGCGATTGTGCAGAGTTTTGTGGTTGTCGCTGATGGTGTCGGCGCCTTCGCGGAGGGCGCCGACGATCGCGGTTTCTTCTACTTCACGGGGATGCTGACGGGCGTTGAGGCGTGTGCGCTGCTCGCCCTGCTCGCATTCCGGTTGACCTCGCGGCGTTCTGTTGGCCCTGTTGCGCTCGGTGTCGGCCTCGCGGCGGTGCCGTTCGCCTCCTGGATCGGCACGGGAATCGTCGCAGTGACCGGTCTGGCCGGGTACCCGCCGCTCGCGGCAGATGTGCTGCGGTGGCTGCCGGCGCTCATCGTGGGGCTTGCGCTCGCCTGGTGCGGGGTCAAGCCTGTGGCCCGACTCGGCGTCTGGGCGGGTCTCCTCCTCGCGCTGTGGCTGATTCCCGCGCTGTTCA carries:
- a CDS encoding adenylosuccinate synthase: MPAIVLIGAQWGDEGKGKATDLLGGRVDYVVKFNGGNNAGHTVVIGDEKYALHLLPSGILSPGVVPVIANGVVVDIEVLFEELDALIARGVDVSRLLVSANAHVITHYHRTLDKVTERFLGKRQIGTTGRGIGPTYADKINRVGIRIQDLFDENILRQKVEGALHQKNHLLVKIYNRRAITVDEIVEDLLQYVERLRPMVADTALVLTQALDAGKTVLFEAGQATMLDVDHGTYPFVTSSNATSGGAATGSGVAPNRFERVIGVVKAYTTRVGAGPFPTELFDESGEFLRNNGGEFGTTTGRPRRCGWYDAPIARYSARINGVTDFVLTKLDVLTGLDEIPVCVAYEVDGVRVDEVPVSQSDFHHAKPVYETFPGWSEDITGVRRFEDLPQNAQDYVLALEKISGSRISAIGVGPGRDAIVVRHDLIG
- a CDS encoding maleylpyruvate isomerase family mycothiol-dependent enzyme, coding for MTTTELFSRSADAFVSLLGEVTDDQWSLPGLGVWDVRSLAGHTARAILTVESYLGQDEPGGVTIPSAEDYYKSVLEQFTDHASIERRGVEAGEWLGADPVATVREALQRTRALIARQPADRVVSIGGMGILLSEYLRTRVVELVVHSIDLARAIDSDFTPPADAVMGTVALLSSTAVNKGQGTPLLLALTGREPLPAGFTVV
- a CDS encoding GNAT family N-acetyltransferase, which encodes MTAKRPQPERLEGRYISLEPLRDEHMPALFAAIGHPQVFAGGYGGGPAGLSDTAEGFAEWARGYYPFASGIPYAVLLRGGPHDGEVIGTSSLADFDVENESTHIGWTAYAPQVWGTAVNAEAKLLLLGHAFDSGFGRVKIQADAINQRSRAAIAGIGAAFEGVLRRVRRRADGSWRDTAVYSILLEEWPDVRAGLEQRLAAQGGRPVLFRGLPD
- a CDS encoding chorismate mutase, whose amino-acid sequence is MSENDAASDLLRLRKSIDNVDAALIHMLAERFRFTQQVGELKAANGMPSSDPEREKVQIARLRVLAEQANLDPEFAEKFLGFIVAEVIHHHDRIRNGD
- the purL gene encoding phosphoribosylformylglycinamidine synthase subunit PurL, with the translated sequence MTDVSATPRHHVADTVSNAVATPEKEQPYAALGLKPDEYASIREILGRRPTSGELAMYSVMWSEHCSYKSSKKYLRQFGEKVSPAMKKNLMVGMGENAGVIDVGEGWAVTFKIESHNHPSYIEPFQGAATGVGGIVRDIISMGARPVAVMDALRFGKIDDPDTARVVHGVVSGISFYGNCLGLPNIGGETYFDSVYQANPLVNALAVGVLRHEDLHLANARGVGNKVVLFGARTGGDGIGGASILASDSFDEGGPTKRPAVQVGDPFAEKVLIECCLELFKNELVEGIQDLGAAGISCATSELAANGDGGMRIQLENVLLRDPTLTAEEILMSESQERMMAIVRPEKLDAFMAVVNKWDVETSVLGEVTEGDRLVITHHGDEIVNVDPNTVAVDGPVYDRPVAYPSWIDALQADTSARLPRASGPDELRDQALRLLGSPNLASKEWVTNQYDRYVGGNTALSFPDDGGMVRIDENSGLGFAVATDANGRYCQLDPRQGARLALAEAYRNVAATGATPVAVSDCLNFGSPENPEVMWQFSETVEGLSDACLELEIPVTGGNVSFYNQTGDVPIHPTPVIAVLGTIDDVARRIPSGWQDEGNNIYLLGTTRDELDGSAWAGVIHDHLGGLPPTVSLDDEKMLAGLLHSGGQGSLLSSAHDLADGGLFQALAESVLRFGVGARVWLTGITQRDGVDETAAMFSESTGRVIVSVPREDDVRFVGLCEGRGYPVLRIGVTDNNGQLEIQDQFTVSVDELRGAHTATLPEHFGAVVGG